From a region of the Candida albicans SC5314 chromosome 1, complete sequence genome:
- the NEP1 gene encoding 18S rRNA pseudouridine methyltransferase (Ortholog(s) have rRNA (pseudouridine) methyltransferase activity) has translation MSELKNGTSEPKKNETTQSDSKSKSTSANKSSVPPASLVPVQPTALTSRDKTTQRLIVVLSQACLETYKMNSGGPGGDRFALLNCDDHQGLLRKMGRDIAEARPDITHQCLLTLLDSPINKAGRLQVYIQTARGVLIEVNPSVRIPRTFKRFSGLMVQLLHKLSIRSENSKEVLLKVIKNPITDHLPTKCRKVTLSFDAELKRVQDYVTTLDENESICVFVGAMARGKDNFADEFVDEKIGLSDYPLSASVACSKFCHGCEDVWGIY, from the coding sequence atGTCTGAATTAAAAAACGGTACAAGTGaacctaaaaaaaatgaaaccaCTCAGCTGGATTCTAAAAGTAAATCCACCTCAGCCAACAAATCATCAGTCCCACCAGCATCATTAGTTCCAGTTCAACCTACAGCACTCACATCTCGTGACAAGACTACTCAAAGATTAATTGTCGTTTTATCTCAAGCATGCTTAGAAACATATAAGATGAATTCTGGGGGACCAGGTGGGGATAGATTTGCCTTGTTAAACTGTGATGATCATCAAGGATTATTAAGAAAAATGGGGAGAGATATAGCTGAGGCAAGACCAGATATCACACATCAATGCTTATTGACATTATTAGATTCACCAATCAATAAAGCTGGTAGACTACAAGTTTATATTCAAACTGCCAGAGGTGTTTTAATAGAGGTTAATCCAAGTGTTAGAATTCCAAGAACTTTTAAAAGATTTTCTGGATTAATGGTACAATTATTACATAAATTAAGTATTCGTTCAGAAAATTCCAAGGAAGTATTGTTGAAAGTTATTAAAAACCCCATCACAGATCATTTACCAACTAAATGTCGTAAAGTTACCTTATCATTTGATGCTGAACTTAAACGTGTTCAAGATTATGTGACTACTTtagatgaaaatgaaagtaTATGTGTTTTTGTTGGGGCAATGGCTAGAGGTAAAGATAATTTTGCtgatgaatttgttgatgaaaaaattggtcTTTCTGATTATCCATTATCCGCTTCAGTAGCATGTTCTAAATTTTGCCATGGTTGTGAAGACGTTTGGGGTATCTATTAA
- a CDS encoding uncharacterized protein (Ortholog of C. dubliniensis CD36 : Cd36_10680, Debaryomyces hansenii CBS767 : DEHA2E14058g, Pichia stipitis Pignal : PICST_29620 and Spathaspora passalidarum NRRL Y-27907 : SPAPADRAFT_146037), which yields MNNILQTTTVRGLTTSLTLGSVVLESFNLAEVLDLNFSNASITPLNPSSSIVFFVRQDRKDKNRTVKVFNGNGDQVYSFERLSTFNPIWRMLNYPQRQELATLKIGLIDRSINFHNKSDFNHRSIFADWGINGRYRSFYLNDGCKYSWTSSSTKCLEKVINPNGGLEEKRFRVAKVKLMRQFKLDFEVLVDNKNIDPEIALATAFISMFTQWGVGSFTDTVGPTYIPDKTTKRLETINEEDLQK from the coding sequence ATGAATAATATATTACAAACTACTACGGTTCGAGGATTAACTACATCATTAACATTGGGATCAGTAGTTTTAGAACTGTTTAATCTTGCTGAAGTTTTAGACTTGAATTTCTCAAATGCTTCAATAACACCATTAAAtccttcttcatcaatagTATTTTTCGTTCGTCAAGATCGCAAAGATAAAAATCGTACTgttaaagttttcaatGGTAATGGTGATCAAGtttattcatttgaaaGATTAAGTACATTTAATCCCATTTGGAGAATGTTAAATTACCCTCAACGTCAAGAGTTGGcaactttaaaaattggattAATTGATCGATCAATAAATTTCCATAATAAGTCTGATTTTAACCATCGACTGATTTTTGCTGATTGGGGGATAAATGGAAGGTATAGATCATTTTATCTTAATGATGGTTGTAAATATTCATGgacatcatcatcaactaaATGTTTGGAAAAAGTAATTAATCCTAATGGTGGATTGGAAGAGAAAAGATTTCGAGTCGCTAAAGTTAAATTAATGAGacaattcaaattggattttgaagttttagttgataataaaaatattgatcCGGAGATTGCGTTGGCAACTGCTTTTATTAGCATGTTTACTCAATGGGGGGTTGGAAGCTTTACTGATACTGTTGGACCTACTTATATACCTGACAAAACTACAAAGAGATTGGAAACtattaatgaagaagatttgcaaaaatga
- a CDS encoding uncharacterized protein (Predicted ORF from original SGTC Assembly 19 annotation, removed from the reduced ORF set by the SGTC; subsequently reinstated in Assembly 21 based on comparative genome analysis) has protein sequence MALKKNINTKSTNKSSSSTSKIKKKAANTTSSKLKSKSKSTKIKIDKLNNDISQFTEVQNLLATNDNKQAPKKTRALDSIKEDLQKDEELKKKNKLVENDLNKQLELLTEMGL, from the coding sequence ATGGCTctaaagaagaatataaatactaaatcaactaataaatcatcttcatcaacatcaaagataaaaaagaaagcagCCAACACTAcatcatcaaaattgaaatcaaaatcaaagtcaacgaaaataaaaatagataagttgaataatgatatttcACAATTCACAGAAGTACAGAATTTGTTAGCtactaatgataataaacaaGCACCAAAGAAAACAAGAGCTTTAGATTCAATAAAAGAGGATTTACAAAAggatgaagaattgaaaaagaaaaataaactagTTGAAAACGATCTcaataaacaattggaattattaaCGGAGATGGGGCtataa
- the KRR1 gene encoding ribosome biosynthesis protein (Putative nucleolar protein; repressed benomyl treatment or in an azole-resistant strain that overexpresses MDR1; F-12/CO2 early biofilm induced) — MPSTHNRDKPWDTPDIDKWALEEFKPEHNASGLHFAEESSFMTLFPKYREQYLRSIWSDVTKALDKHFIKCELDLVEGSMTVKTTTKTFDPAMIIKARDLIKLLARSVPFPQAVKILQDDIACDVIKIGNFVANKDRFIKRRQRLVGPNGNTLKALELLTKCYILVQGNTVSAMGPFKGLKEVRRVVEDCMKNIHPIYYIKELMIKQELSKNPALANEDWSRFLPSFKKRNVARKKKTSKKSVEKKVYTPFPPAQQPRKIDLQIESGEYFLGKKEKELKKLQEKRSKQEEVSETKRQERAKDFEAPEEEVYENKLLKKEKKEKKEKKDKKEKKDKKDKKKKRSHDDEDHSPEPKKSKH; from the coding sequence ATGCCATCTACTCATAATCGTGATAAACCATGGGATACCCCAGATATAGATAAATGGGCTCTTGAAGAGTTCAAACCCGAACATAATGCTTCAGGTCTACATTTTGCTGAAGAATCATCATTTATGACTTTATTCCCTAAATATCGTGAACAATATTTAAGAAGTATATGGAGTGATGTGACTAAGGCATTAGATAAacattttattaaatgtgAATTAGATTTAGTTGAAGGATCAATGACTGTTAAAACCACTACGAAAACGTTTGATCCAGCTATGATTATTAAAGCTAgagatttaattaaattattagcTAGATCAGTTCCATTCCCTCAAGCGGTGAAGATATTACAAGATGATATTGCTTGTGATGTTATTAAAATTGGTAATTTCGTTGCTAATAAAGATAGATTTATCAAGAGAAGACAAAGATTAGTTGGTCCTAATGGTAACACTTTAAAGGCATTAGAATTGTTAACTAAATGTTATATATTGGTTCAAGGTAATACTGTTAGTGCCATGGGTCCATTTAAAGGATTAAAAGAGGTAAGAAGAGTTGTTGAAGATTGtatgaaaaatattcatccgatttattatattaaagaattaatgattaaacaagaattgagTAAAAATCCAGCATTAGCTAATGAAGATTGGTCAAGATTTTTACCAAGTTTCAAAAAGAGAAATGTTGctagaaagaaaaagactAGTAAAAAACTGgttgaaaagaaagtaTACACACCATTCCCACCTGCTCAACAACCTAGAAAGAttgatttacaaattgaaagTGGTGAATATTTCTTAGgtaaaaaggaaaaagaattgaaaaaattacaagaaaaacGTTCgaaacaagaagaagtgAGTGAAACTAAACGACAAGAAAGAGCTAAAGATTTTGAAGCtccagaagaagaagtttatgaaaataaactcttgaaaaaggaaaagaaagagaagaaggaaaagaaggacaagaaagagaagaaagacaaaaaggataagaagaagaagagatCACACGATGATGAAGACCATTCACCTGAGCCTAAGAAATCTAAGCATTAA
- the GIN4 gene encoding protein kinase (Autophosphorylated kinase; role in pseudohyphal-hyphal switch and cytokinesis; phosphorylates Cdc11p on S395; necessary for septin ring within germ tube but not for septin band at mother cell junction; physically associates with septins), translated as MPHSRQPSISSSIMSQSNHNHPQKIGPWKLGKTLGRGATGRVLLATHQTTGQKAAVKVVSKSELQDEETEKNGDGLPYGIEREIIIMKLLTHPNVLRLYDVWETSKALYLVLEYVEGGELFDLLVERGPLPEVEAIKYFRQIILGTAYCHALGICHRDLKPENLLLDSQLNVKLADFGMAALESNGKLLETSCGSPHYAAPEIVSGLKYHGAASDVWSCGVILFALLTGRLPFDDENIRNLLLKVQAGNFEMPVDEVSREARDLIARMLEVDPMRRISTEKILRHPLLTKYPMSNEDLISEKSLPHPQTGYKSLGSVRNIDKQILSNLTILWNDRPEEEIVDCLLKDGSNPEKTFYALLMRYKHNQEDNTNNNSPKKSTSFNNKVVRSGSKYSLNGTPRRKRASHISVSRPTSFQYKSNPGAGATANRNSVARHSVASSANNSPRKSPYKSPYRSPYRSPYKSPSKRYSYNQSPTKSPYGRRSNSQRQFENEPLKAKPRNIYNEIVDAQSNFSLPPSLPPSLPSKDSRYMIDEPNQPQLQQPALSQVPENPIVDESPDLMQSAKISSGKRNSIIGKNNNNSNSNKRMSKRKSIRASMTTGLKRNSITMKLLSTYAKLSGDDDWEYMDKQTKRTSATFAALCDKIFNQEDYDEEDEQLVDPEEKEAKEYERLMELERKKHEAELKARRELEKKKRRQKRRSILSSKKLSIIVKNDADPNNSEQELVDEGIKQPKRQSKNLTALRALSEGNHASEELTLEDVENLKRRSASQPVPKRRQTPVLTRRPVSRLDPLWQAHENEQLDRAKDALEQEWRDSQKRSSTVSRKKVNRESMISVMDDIVEEDQGRVNRRSTRNTYYERERDYELPEPTVEDSNLTDDYMTEIRKSRLLNSQLNVRDPLNEKRKSEPKTLISNVQIPSVTRKSRNFTTSNKRLSVLSMYSTKESYRDLNSIINSPDENPEQHQNMNKPALRTSIADRLDKAGLAEPEYETETDGEDKVSVIDLDDHLADRRTSYYDGSGKRASRASTTKRYNVHSSSGQRPKSKVPDLPKNDYDDTFVSNSDEVHKRQYKSMVSDESSASDDVFDKIKLPDGKSTKSSIDELANGTSTSGHRKPKIRHSQPGPEMLIPHLNGGIESSQPMSKVRGNNSSGHDDSVPPPPPAHKVNKKPLDDKTNFPPPEVDPKRKGSFFRKLSWGSKKTIENNTNAATNTTTQQQLPSPAESKEEKPKSSFFRWFSSSNTPSAAEIRKFNTILPKHEMSTALFALLNSWSNFGLKDLRNDQVGYYITGAISKHNSFNLKSCKFRIKINQRDFNQKSEIVCVRVKGSKVTTDTLFSEIEKVLLKEGVLDK; from the coding sequence ATGCCACATTCAAGACAACCTTCGATATCGTCATCGATTATGTCCcaatcaaatcataatcatcCACAGAAGATCGGACCTTGGAAATTAGGTAAAACTTTAGGAAGAGGTGCCACCGGTAGAGTCTTATTAGCTACTCATCAAACTACTGGTCAAAAAGCTGCCGTTAAAGTAGTTTCCAAATCCGAATTACAAGACGAAGAAACCGAGAAAAATGGAGATGGATTACCATATGGTATAGAAAgagaaattattataatgaaattattaactCATCCTAATGTTTTGAGATTATATGATGTATGGGAAACATCTAAGGCTCTTTATCTTGTTCTAGAATACGTTGAAGGTGgagaattatttgatttattggtgGAACGTGGTCCATTACCTGAAGTCGAGGCTATCAAGTATTTCCGTCAAATCATATTGGGTACGGCTTATTGTCATGCTCTTGGTATATGTCACAGAGATTTAAAACCAGAGAATTTGTTACTAGATTCTCAATTGAATGTAAAATTAGCCGATTTTGGAATGGCAGCTTTAGAAAGTAACGGCAAATTATTAGAGACTTCTTGTGGTTCACCTCATTATGCTGCTCCAGAAATCGTTAGTGGATTGAAATATCATGGAGCTGCTTCTGATGTTTGGTCTTGTGGGGTTATATTATTTGCCTTGTTGACAGGTAGATTACCctttgatgatgaaaatattaGAAATTTACTTCTTAAAGTCCAGGCTGGTAACTTTGAAATGCCCGTTGATGAAGTTAGCAGAGAAGCTAGAGATTTAATTGCTAGAATGTTAGAGGTTGATCCTATGAGAAGAATATCTACTGAAAAAATCTTAAGACACCCATTGTTAACCAAATACCCAATGTCAAACGAAGATTTAATCAGTGAAAAATCATTACCACATCCACAAACTGGTTACAAATCTTTAGGGTCAGTTAGAAACATTGATAAACAGATTTTATCAAACTTGACAATTTTATGGAATGATAGACCCGAAGaggaaattgttgattgtcTTTTGAAAGATGGATCCAATCCAGAAAAAACATTCTATGCATTATTGATGAGATACAAGCATAATCAAGAAGATAACACTAATAACAATTCACCAAAGAAATCAACGagtttcaataataaagtgGTACGCAGTGGGTCCAAATACAGTCTTAATGGAACCCctagaagaaaaagagcCAGTCACATAAGTGTGTCAAGACCAACATCTTTCCAATACAAGTCTAATCCTGGCGCTGGTGCAACAGCAAATAGAAACTCCGTTGCCAGACATTCTGTGGCTTCCTCGGCCAACAATTCTCCTCGTAAATCACCATACAAGTCACCATACAGATCACCTTATAGATCACCATATAAATCGCCTTCTAAGAGATATTCATATAATCAATCCCCAACTAAATCTCCTTACGGAAGAAGATCAAATTCACAAagacaatttgaaaatgaaccATTAAAGGCAAAGCCaagaaatatttacaaTGAGATTGTTGATGCACAAAGCAACTTTTCTCTACCTCCATCGCTTCCACCTTCCTTACCTTCAAAAGATTCTCGTTATATGATCGATGAACCCAATCAACCCCAGTTGCAACAACCTGCTTTAAGTCAAGTCCCTGAAAATcctattgttgatgaatcCCCTGATTTAATGCAGTCAGCAAAAATTTCTAGTGGAAAGagaaattcaataataggaaagaacaacaacaacagcaacagcaacaagaGAATGTCTAAGAGAAAATCAATTCGTGCATCTATGACCACGggattgaaaagaaattccaTAACCATGAAATTGTTATCTACTTATGCTAAATTATCAGGTGATGACGACTGGGAATACATggataaacaaacaaaaagaacATCGGCTACTTTTGCAGCATTGTGTgacaaaatatttaatcaaGAAGACTATGACGAAGAAGACGAACAATTAGTTGATCCTGAAGAAAAGGAAGCCAAGGAATATGAAAGGTTAATGGAattggaaagaaagaaacatGAAGCTGAGTTGAAAGCTAGAAGAGAattagaaaagaagaaaagaagacaAAAGAGACGTTCCATTTTGAGTTCTAAGAAATTAAGTATTATTGTCAAGAATGATGCTGATCCAAATAATAGTGAACAAGAGTTGGTCGATGAAGGTATAAAACAACCAAAACGTCAATCCAAAAACTTGACCGCTTTAAGAGCATTATCTGAAGGAAATCATGCATCTGAAGAATTGACATTGGAAGACGTTGAGAATTTGAAGAGACGATCAGCATCACAGCCGGTTCCAAAAAGAAGACAAACTCCGGTTTTGACAAGAAGACCTGTATCAAGATTAGATCCATTATGGCAAGCACACGAGAATGAACAGTTAGATAGAGCAAAAGATGCCTTGGAACAAGAATGGAGGGATTCACAAAAGAGAAGTTCTACTGTTAGTCGTAAAAAAGTCAACAGAGAGTCGATGATATCAGTTATGgatgatattgttgaagaGGACCAAGGCCGTGTCAACAGGAGATCAACACGAAACACTTACTATGAAAGGGAAAGAGACTACGAATTACCAGAACCAACTGTGGAAGATTCCAACTTGACTGATGACTACATGACAGAAATCAGAAAATCAAGACTTTTGAACAGTCAGTTAAATGTTAGGGATCCACttaatgaaaaaagaaaatctgAACCCAAGACTCTTATTAGCAATGTTCAAATACCGAGTGTTACTagaaaatcaagaaatttcaCTACTTCCAACAAAAGGTTGTCGGTATTGTCTATGTATTCAACAAAGGAATCATACCGTGATTTGAATTCTATAATTAACTCACCAGATGAAAACCCCGAACAGCATCAAAACATGAACAAGCCAGCGTTACGAACCAGTATTGCTGATCGTTTGGATAAAGCTGGATTGGCTGAACCAGAATATGAAACTGAGACTGATGGTGAAGATAAAGTGTCTGTTATTGATTTGGATGATCATTTAGCTGATAGAAGGACTTCCTATTATGATGGATCTGGAAAGAGAGCATCTAGAGCTTCAACAACTAAACGTTACAATGTTCATTCCAGTTCAGGGCAAAGACCAAAATCCAAAGTTCCTGATTTGCCAAAgaatgattatgatgaCACATTTGTCAGTAATAGTGATGAAGTTCATAAGCGTCAGTATAAATCGATGGTTTCTGATGAGTCTAGTGCATCTGATGATGTATTTGATAAGATTAAATTACCAGATGGTAAATCAACTAAATCTTccattgatgaattggCTAACGGCACGTCTACAAGTGGTCATAGAAAACCAAAGATAAGACATTCTCAACCGGGCCCAGAAATGTTGATTCCTCATTTGAATGGAGGTATTGAGTCGTCTCAACCAATGTCTAAAGTTCGTGGTAACAATTCAAGTGGTCATGATGATAGTgttccaccaccaccgccaGCTCACAAGGTGAATAAAAAACCATTGGATGATAAGACGAATTTCCCTCCACCAGAAGTGGatccaaaaagaaaaggttCATTTTTTAGAAAACTTTCTTGGGGATCCAAAAAAAccattgaaaataatacaaacGCCGCCACTAATACCACgactcaacaacaattaccaAGTCCTGCTGAATCAAAAGAGGAGAAACCAAAAAGTTCATTTTTCAGATGGTTTTCGTCATCTAATACTCCATCTGCTGCtgaaattagaaaattcAACACTATTTTACCCAAACATGAAATGTCTACTGCTTTATTTGCTTTATTGAATTCTTGGTCTAATTTTGGTTTGAAAGATTTACGGAATGATCAAGTTGGATATTATATTACTGGTGCTATTTCTAAAcataattcttttaatttaaagAGTTGTAAATTTAGAATTAAGATTAATCAAAGAGAttttaatcaaaaatcaGAAATTGTTTGTGTTAGAGTGAAAGGATCTAAAGTTACAACTGATACTTTATTTtctgaaattgaaaaggTCTTACTCAAAGAAGGTGTTTTAGATAAATAA